A DNA window from Alicyclobacillus acidocaldarius subsp. acidocaldarius DSM 446 contains the following coding sequences:
- a CDS encoding arsinothricin resistance N-acetyltransferase ArsN1 family A, with product MVTVRVATHRDLPSILAIYNQGIEDRVATLEQDLKDMDYITNWFNEHTNRYPVFVAEYQNNIIGWADLHPYSHRCAYGGVAELSVYVHRGWRAKGVGQALLSALEAFARKHDFHKLVLATFPFNSAGLALYRKMGFREVGVFMNHGRLDGKWVDVLWMEKLLELKVE from the coding sequence ATGGTCACTGTCCGAGTGGCGACGCACAGAGATCTTCCGTCCATCTTAGCCATCTACAATCAGGGTATCGAGGACCGGGTGGCCACCCTAGAACAGGATTTGAAGGATATGGACTACATTACGAACTGGTTTAATGAACACACAAACCGCTATCCAGTTTTTGTGGCGGAATACCAAAACAACATCATTGGCTGGGCAGACTTGCATCCGTACTCCCATCGTTGCGCCTATGGGGGGGTGGCGGAACTTTCGGTTTATGTTCATCGAGGATGGCGCGCCAAAGGTGTCGGGCAAGCCCTCCTTAGTGCGTTGGAGGCTTTCGCGCGGAAGCACGACTTTCACAAGTTGGTTCTTGCCACGTTTCCTTTTAACTCTGCGGGATTGGCGTTATACCGCAAGATGGGCTTTCGTGAGGTGGGCGTATTCATGAACCATGGCAGGTTAGACGGAAAATGGGTTGACGTATTGTGGATGGAAAAGCTACTGGAGCTCAAAGTTGAGTGA